In Oryza brachyantha chromosome 2, ObraRS2, whole genome shotgun sequence, a single window of DNA contains:
- the LOC102720672 gene encoding OVARIAN TUMOR DOMAIN-containing deubiquitinating enzyme 2, with product MEGVVVRRVIPSDNSCLFNAVGYVMEHNRNKASELRQVIAAAVASDPAKYSEAFLGKPNEAYCAWILDPEKWGGAIELSILSEYYGREIAAYDIQTSRCDLYGQEKNYSERAMLIYDGLHYDALAMSPFECAPEEFDQTIFPVDYKRSIGQVEGLALNLVKDAQRKRSYTDTANFTLRCGVCQIGVIGQKEAVEHAQATGHVNFQEYK from the exons ATGGAAGGTGTTGTTGTGAGGAGGGTGATCCCTTCGGACAACAGCTGCCTCTTCAATGCTGTTGG ATATGTCATGGAGCATAATCGGAATAAGGCTTCTGAGCTCAGACAG GTtatagcagcagcagttgcTAGTGATCCTGCAAAGTACAGTGAAGCTTTTCTTGGAAAACCAAACGAAGCATACTGTGCTTGGATTCTGGATCCTGAAAAGTGGGGAG GTGCCATTGAACTTTCTATCCTATCAGAATATTATGGGCGTGAAATTGCTGCATATGACATCCAGACAAGCCGCTGTGATCTGTATGGTCAG GAGAAGAATTATAGTGAGCGAGCTATGCTCATTTATGATGGACTGCATTATGATGCTTTAGCT ATGTCACCATTTGAATGTGCGCCGGAGGAATTTGATCAGACTATCTTCCCTGTCGACTACAAACGGTCGATTGGCCAAGTAGAGGGCCTCGCTCTTAACTTAGTGAAGGATGCACAGAg GAAGAGGAGCTACACAGACACCGCAAACTTCACCCTGCGCTGCGGCGTCTGCCAAATTGGTGTGATTGGTCAGAAG GAAGCCGTCGAACATGCTCAGGCCACTGGACATGTCAACTTCCAAGAATACAAATGA
- the LOC102720948 gene encoding auxin response factor 6, which produces MKLSPSAGGSLPEQQPESPPEVAEEQKCLNSELWHACAGPLVSLPAVGSRVVYFPQGHSEQVAASTNKEMESQIPNYPNLPPQLICQLHNVTMHADAETDEVYAQMTLQPLSPQELKDPFLPAELGTASKQPTNYFCKTLTASDTSTHGGFSVPRRAAEKVFPPLDFTQQPPAQELIAKDLHGNEWKFRHIFRGQPKRHLLTTGWSVFVSAKRLVAGDSVLFIWNDSNQLLLGIRRANRPQTVMPSSVLSSDSMHIGLLAAAAHAASTNSRFTIFYNPRASPSEFVIPLAKYVKAVYHTRISVGMRFRMLFETEESSVRRYMGTITGISDLDPVRWQNSHWRSVKVGWDESTAGERQPRVSLWEIEPLTTFPMYPSPFPLRLKRPWPSGLPSLYGGKEDDLASSLMWLRDGQNSGFQSLNFGGLGMSPWMQPRLDSSLLGLQPDMYQTIAAAAALQNTTKQVSPALLQFQQPQNIVGRSSLLSSQILQQAQPPFQQMYHQNITDNTIQGHSQPEYLQQPLQHCQPFNEQKPQLQPQQQQQESHQQQPQCVQTPQHQQMQQQKNLSSFQHVPNALSVFSQLSSTPQSAPSTLQTVSAFSQQHNFPDANIGCLSPSNVSSMHDTLRPFHSEAASDLPGVPRITPVPISDPWSSKRVAVESAISSRPHAISSQLENFDLTPSTIPQNSTLAPLPGRECLVDQDGGSDPQNHFLFGVNIDSQSLLMQDGIPNLHNDNDSSTIPYSTSNFLSPSQNDYPLNQTLTTPGCLDEPEYGSCSDNADQVKRPPATFVKVYKSGTVGRLLDITRFSSYHELRSEVGRLFGLEGQLEDPLRSGWQLVFVDREDDVLLVGDDPWQEFVNSVSCIKILSPQEVQQMGKPGIELFSTSARRLGNSCDNYMNRQESRSLSTGIASVGSVEF; this is translated from the exons ATGAAgctctcgccgtcggccggcggcagcCTGCCGGAGCAGCAGCCGGAGTCGCCGCCGGAAG TTGCAGAGGAACAGAAGTGCCTAAACTCTGAGTTGTGGCATGCGTGCGCCGGCCCTCTTGTTTCACTGCCTGCAGTTGGTAGTCGGGTGGTTTATTTTCCTCAAGGCCACAGTGAGCAG GTAGCTGCATCAACAAACAAGGAAATGGAGTCTCAGATCCCCAACTATCCTAACCTGCCTCCACAGCTTATATGCCAACTACATAATGTGACCATGCAC GCTGATGCAGAGACTGATGAAGTCTATGCGCAAATGACGCTGCAGCCACTCAGCCCG CAAGAGCTCAAGGATCCATTCCTACCTGCCGAGTTAGGCACTGCCAGCAAGCAGCCAACAAATTATTTCTGCAAAACGTTAACTGCTAGTGACACAAGTACACACGGTGGATTTTCTGTTCCCCGTCGAGCAGCAGAGAAAGTATTTCCTCCACTG GATTTCACTCAGCAGCCTCCAGCACAGGAGTTGATAGCGAAAGACCTACATGGAAATGAATGGAAATTCCGTCATATCTTTCGCG GCCAACCGAAGCGGCATCTTCTGACAACAGGCTGGAGTGTCTTTGTAAGTGCAAAGAGATTGGTTGCTGGAGACTCTGTCCTTTTTATCTG GAATGACAGTAACCAGCTGCTTCTGGGAATTCGTCGAGCAAATAGGCCACAAACAGTCATGCCATCATCAGTATTGTCTAGTGATAGCATGCATATTGGTCTGCTTGCTGCAGCTGCTCATGCTGCATCAACAAATAGCCGgtttactattttctataatcCAAG AGCAAGTCCTTCGGAGTTTGTTATACCACTGGCTAAATACGTAAAAGCTGTCTACCATACCCGCATATCTGTGGGCATGCGTTTTCGGATGCTTTTTGAAACAGAAGAATCCAGTGTTAGGAG ATACATGGGGACAATAACAGGAATAAGTGATCTTGATCCTGTTCGTTGGCAGAACTCACACTGGCGTTCAGTCAAG GTTGGATGGGACGAGTCGACTGCTGGAGAGAGGCAACCAAGGGTGTCTCTTTGGGAGATTGAGCCTCTGACAACTTTCCCGATGTATCCATCTCCTTTCCCCCTCAGACTAAAGCGTCCATGGCCATCAGGCTTACCTTCTTTATATG GTGGAAAGGAGGACGACTTGGCTTCTTCTCTTATGTGGCTTCGTGATGGTCAAAACTCAGGCTTCCAGTCCCTGAATTTTGGAGGACTTGGTATGAGTCCTTGGATGCAGCCAAGGTTGGATAGTTCCCTACTTGGTCTGCAACCTGACATGTACCAAACGATAGCGGCAGCTGCGGCTTTACAGAACACCACTAAGCAAGTATCACCAGCATTACTGCAGTTCCAGCAGCCCCAGAACATTGTTGGTAGATCTTCTCTTCTATCTAGTCAGATTCTGCAGCAAGCACAGCCTCCATTTCAGCAGATGTACCACCAAAACATCACTGACAACACAATCCAAGGCCATAGTCAGCCTGAGTACCTCCAGCAACCCCTTCAACATTGCCAACCATTCAATGAACAGAAGCCTCAATTGCAGccacagcaacagcagcaagaaTCACATCAGCAGCAGCCTCAATGTGTGCAGACGCCACAACATCAGCAAATGCAACAACAGAAGAACTTATCAAGCTTTCAGCATGTACCAAATGCATTGTCGGTTTTTTCTCAGCTTTCCTCCACCCCTCAGTCTGCACCCTCCACACTGCAGACAGTTTCAGCATTCTCACAGCAACATAATTTCCCTGATGCAAATATCGGTTGTCTCTCACCATCCAATGTCTCATCCATGCATGATACATTGAGACCATTCCATTCAGAAGCTGCTTCAGACCTCCCAGGTGTGCCAAGAATCACCCCTGTACCTATCTCTGACCCATGGTCATCTAAGCGAGTTGCAGTGGAATCTGCGATCTCTTCTCGGCCACATGCCATTTCATCACAGCTAGAAAACTTTGACTTGACACCTTCTACTATTCCTCAAAATTCCACATTAGCACCACTGCCTGGAAGGGAATGCCTGGTGGATCAAGATGGGGGCTCTGATCCTCAAAACCACTTCTTGTTTGGTGTAAATATAGACTCACAGTCACTTCTGATGCAAGATGGCATTCCAAATCTTCACAATGACAACGATTCAAGCACTATTCCATACTCCACATCCAATTTCTTAAGTCCTTCTCAAAATGATTATCCCTTGAATCAAACACTAACTACTCCAGGTTGCTTAGATGAACCAGAATATGGTTCATGTTCAGATAATGCTGATCAAGTGAAGCGACCACCTGCAACCTTTGTGAAG GTTTATAAATCTGGAACTGTTGGGAGATTGCTCGACATCACTAGATTTAGCAGTTATCATGAACTTCGTAGTGAGGTAGGGCGCCTTTTTGGCCTTGAGGGCCAATTGGAAGACCCTTTGAGATCAGGCTGGCAGCTTGTATTTGTTGACCGAGAGGATGATGTTCTTCTAGTTGGCGATGATCCCTGGCA GGAATTTGTGAACAGTGTGTCCTGCATAAAGATACTTTCGCCGCAGGAGGTTCAACAGATGGGCAAACCGGGCATTGAGCTCTTCTCGACTTCTGCAAGGAGGCTCGGCAACAGCTGTGACAACTACATGAACAGGCAGGAATCAAGAAGCCTAAGTACTGGAATTGCGTCTGTGGGTTCAGTTGAGTTCTGA
- the LOC102716758 gene encoding uncharacterized protein LOC102716758: MDSPPTAAAESGNRAGEDAKKDGISCQNLRRPNLSLQIPSRAFDDPVPTSTRINISPSPSSARSGLPPRPNSTRAKSSIRNMIPQRSFKAKSSFQDGDQTILLIPGTPSSSSGQQVKPNTARSFSFRKVISSLSAKRTHSLPVTPVATSEPSSHGHADNLPSTVKNEAETQIRRSLSAPGNHKSKDLRRTASSGLIRVIPTTPRPVPVETVAPNDGIEEAVDVPEDGGEDIPEEDAVCRICLVELNEGGETLKLECSCKGELALAHQECAIKWFSIKGNKTCDVCKQEVQNLPVTLLRIQIRTVNRRPPNGVPQRVQPHRFWKETPVLVMVSTLAYFCFLEQLLVTDMQTRALAISLPFSCLLGIFSSIVASTMATDNYLWAFATLQFAFVILFAHIFYNLLKMGAVLAILLASFTGFGIAISLNAMLIEFQRWRSLRNQQSTQHRNNRHGQSGNNASNENTASSARQQGSGSDQQPQEHG; the protein is encoded by the exons ATGGATAGTCcccccacggcggcggcggagtccggCAACCGCGCG GGAGAAGATGCTAAAAAGGATGGCATATCTTGTCAGAATTTGCGACGGCCAAACCTTTCATTGCAAATACCATCTAGGGCTTTTGATGACCCTGTGCCAACGTCAACTAGAATCAACATATCTCCTAGCCCAAGTTCAGCAAGGAGCGGTTTGCCTCCAAGGCCAAATTCGACTAGAGCAAAATCATCCATCAGGAACATGATTCCACAGAGGAGCTTCAAGGCAAAGAGTTCATTCCAGGATGGTGATCAGACAATTCTTCTAATTCCTGgcacaccatcatcatcatcagggCAGCAGGTGAAGCCAAATACAGCGAGATCATTTTCTTTCAGAAAGGTCATCAGCTCCTTGTCAGCGAAGCGAACCCATTCTCTTCCAGTTACTCCTGTAGCAACCTCAGAACCATCTTCTCATGGTCATGCAGACAACCTGCCAAGTACAGTT AAAAATGAGGCTGAGACACAAATTAGGCGCTCACTCTCTGCGCCAGGAAATCATAAAAGTAAGGATCTGAGAAGGACGGCTTCATCAGGCCTTATCCGTGTGATTCCCACAACCCCACGACCTGTTCCTGTTGAAACTGTTGCACCAAATGATGGAATTGAAGAAGCAGTAGATG TTCCTGAAGATGGAGGTGAAGACATTCCCGAAGAAGATGCTGTCTGCAGGATTTGTCTGGTTGAACTCAATGAAGGAGGGGAAACACTTAAATTGGAGTGCAGCTGCAAGGGAGAACTTGCTCTTGCACACCAGGAGTGTGCAATAAAATGGTTTAGCATCAAGGGAAACAAGACATGTGATGTTTGCAAGCAGGAGGTTCAGAATCTACCTGTGACTTTATTGAGAATACAGATTCGAACTGTTAACAGACGACCACCAAATGGTGTTCCGCAAAGAGTGCAACCACATAG ATTTTGGAAGGAGACTCCAGTTCTAGTCATGGTCAGCACACTTGCGTACTTCTGTTTCTTGGAGCAACTTTTG GTTACTGATATGCAGACACGTGCACTAGCTATTTCTTTACCTTTCTCCTGTCTCCTGGGCATATTTTCTTCCATCGTGGCATCCACAATGG CAACCGATAATTACCTATGGGCTTTCGCTACGCTCCAGTTTGCTTTCGTGATCCTATTTGCACATATCTTCTACAATTTG TTAAAAATGGGGGCAGTCCTTGCAATCCTACTCGCATCCTTCACTGGTTTTGGGATCGCTATTAGTCTAAATGCAATGCTAATAGAATTCCAGAGGTGGAGATCCCTGCGGAATCAACAGTCAACTCAGCATAGAAATAACAGGCATGGTCAATCTGGGAACAATGCTTCAAATGAGAACACTGCAAGTAGTGCTAGGCAGCAAGGCAGTGGAAGCGACCAACAGCCTCAAGAACATGGCTGA
- the LOC102721235 gene encoding cold-responsive protein kinase 1-like isoform X2 gives MGCFCIFGNSRRASRQQSSQHNDDLSGDMNITKFTYKELTRVTENFSPSNKIGEGGFGSVYKGKLRNGNFVAVKVLSLESKQGVKEFLNELIAISNVSHENLVKLYGYCVEGNQRILVYNYLENNSLAQTLLGHGQSNIQFNWVTRVNICVGIARGLAYLHDAVNPHIVHRDIKASNILLDKDLTPKISDFGLAKLLPPDASHVSTRVAGTLGYLAPEYAIRGQVTRKSDVYSFGVLLLEIISGRSNTNTRLPYEDQILLERTWVHYEEGDLEKIIDASLDDDLDVEQACRFLKIGLLCTQDVTKHRPTMSVVVRMLTGELDVDLERISKPAIISDFMDLKVRSMRKEVDIVTSSTSTLLSSIMAHSSPLLSQETTEASMTFTAISDRE, from the exons ATGGGTTGTTTTTGTATCTTTGGCAATAGTAGAAGGGCAAGCCGACAGCAAAGTTCTCAGCATAATGATG ACCTCTCTGGTGATATGAATATAACGAAATTCACTTACAAGGAGCTTACAAGAGTTACCGAAAATTTTAGCCCATCTAATAAGATTGGCGAGGGAGGTTTTGGATCTGTGTATAAG GGGAAGCTAAGGAATGGAAACTTTGTTGCTGTCAAGGTGCTATCTTTAGAGTCAAAACAGGGAGTAAAGGAGTTTTTGAACGAACTCATAGCAATTTCAAATGTATCTCATGAAAATCTTGTCAAGCTTTATGGCTATTGTGTGGAAGGAAACCAAAGAATCCTCGTCTACAATTATCTTGAAAATAACAGTCTTGCACAAACACTTCTAG GTCATGGCCAGAGCAACATCCAGTTCAACTGGGTTACTCGAGTAAATATTTGTGTTGGCATTGCCCGTGGACTAGCATACCTCCATGATGCTGTAAATCCTCACATCGTTCACCGGGATATCAAAGCGAGCAACATACTTCTAGATAAGGACCTTACACCAAAAATATCTGATTTCGGTTTAGCAAAGCTTTTGCCTCCAGATGCATCACATGTTAGCACAAGGGTTGCTGGAACATT aggtTACCTTGCTCCAGAGTATGCCATTCGAGGACAAGTGACACGGAAGTCAGATGTTTATAGTTTCGGTGTTCTGTTACTAGAAATAATTAGTGGGAGATCCAACACCAATACAAGATTACCCTATGAAGATCAGATACTTCTTGAAAGG ACATGGGTGCATTATGAGGAGGGTGATTTGGAGAAAATCATAGACGCTTCTTTGGATGATGACTTGGATGTTGAACAAGCCTGTAGATTCCTGAAAATTGGGCTTTTGTGTACACAAGATGTCACGAAACATCGACCGACAATGTCTGTAGTCGTCCGCATGCTAACAGGTGAATTGGATGTTGACCTGGAGAGGATCAGCAAGCCTGCAATAATTAGCGACTTCATGGATCTTAAGGTCAGGAGCATGAGGAAAGAAGTTGACATAGTTACATCCTCGACCTCCACATTGCTATCTTCCATTATGGCTCACTCTTCTCCTTTGTTGTCACAAGAGACAACAGAAGCTTCCATGACATTCACTGCGATATCAGATCGTGAGTGA
- the LOC102721235 gene encoding cold-responsive protein kinase 1-like isoform X1, translating into MGCFCIFGNSRRASRQQSSQHNDDLSGDMNITKFTYKELTRVTENFSPSNKIGEGGFGSVYKGKLRNGNFVAVKVLSLESKQGVKEFLNELIAISNVSHENLVKLYGYCVEGNQRILVYNYLENNSLAQTLLGHGQSNIQFNWVTRVNICVGIARGLAYLHDAVNPHIVHRDIKASNILLDKDLTPKISDFGLAKLLPPDASHVSTRVAGTLGYLAPEYAIRGQVTRKSDVYSFGVLLLEIISGRSNTNTRLPYEDQILLERFPEITNGVLLLQTWVHYEEGDLEKIIDASLDDDLDVEQACRFLKIGLLCTQDVTKHRPTMSVVVRMLTGELDVDLERISKPAIISDFMDLKVRSMRKEVDIVTSSTSTLLSSIMAHSSPLLSQETTEASMTFTAISDRE; encoded by the exons ATGGGTTGTTTTTGTATCTTTGGCAATAGTAGAAGGGCAAGCCGACAGCAAAGTTCTCAGCATAATGATG ACCTCTCTGGTGATATGAATATAACGAAATTCACTTACAAGGAGCTTACAAGAGTTACCGAAAATTTTAGCCCATCTAATAAGATTGGCGAGGGAGGTTTTGGATCTGTGTATAAG GGGAAGCTAAGGAATGGAAACTTTGTTGCTGTCAAGGTGCTATCTTTAGAGTCAAAACAGGGAGTAAAGGAGTTTTTGAACGAACTCATAGCAATTTCAAATGTATCTCATGAAAATCTTGTCAAGCTTTATGGCTATTGTGTGGAAGGAAACCAAAGAATCCTCGTCTACAATTATCTTGAAAATAACAGTCTTGCACAAACACTTCTAG GTCATGGCCAGAGCAACATCCAGTTCAACTGGGTTACTCGAGTAAATATTTGTGTTGGCATTGCCCGTGGACTAGCATACCTCCATGATGCTGTAAATCCTCACATCGTTCACCGGGATATCAAAGCGAGCAACATACTTCTAGATAAGGACCTTACACCAAAAATATCTGATTTCGGTTTAGCAAAGCTTTTGCCTCCAGATGCATCACATGTTAGCACAAGGGTTGCTGGAACATT aggtTACCTTGCTCCAGAGTATGCCATTCGAGGACAAGTGACACGGAAGTCAGATGTTTATAGTTTCGGTGTTCTGTTACTAGAAATAATTAGTGGGAGATCCAACACCAATACAAGATTACCCTATGAAGATCAGATACTTCTTGAAAGG TTTCCAGAGATCACAAATGGGGTTCTCCTCTTGCAGACATGGGTGCATTATGAGGAGGGTGATTTGGAGAAAATCATAGACGCTTCTTTGGATGATGACTTGGATGTTGAACAAGCCTGTAGATTCCTGAAAATTGGGCTTTTGTGTACACAAGATGTCACGAAACATCGACCGACAATGTCTGTAGTCGTCCGCATGCTAACAGGTGAATTGGATGTTGACCTGGAGAGGATCAGCAAGCCTGCAATAATTAGCGACTTCATGGATCTTAAGGTCAGGAGCATGAGGAAAGAAGTTGACATAGTTACATCCTCGACCTCCACATTGCTATCTTCCATTATGGCTCACTCTTCTCCTTTGTTGTCACAAGAGACAACAGAAGCTTCCATGACATTCACTGCGATATCAGATCGTGAGTGA